The Paraburkholderia sp. ZP32-5 genome includes a window with the following:
- the astD gene encoding succinylglutamate-semialdehyde dehydrogenase — MSKLFIDGEWTAGTGPAFASRNPGTGEVVWEGNSASADDVDRAVRGARRAFAVWSALPLDERCAVVRRFAALVTERKEALADAIGRETGKPLWESRTEAASMAAKVEISIQSYNERTGERRSAMADGTAVLRHRPHGVVAVFGPYNFPGHLPNGHIVPALIAGNAVVFKPSELAPGVAALTVQIWHDAGLPAGVLSLVQGEKDTGIALANHRQIDGLFFTGSSDTGTLLHKQFGGRPEIVLALEMGGNNPLVIGPVADLDAAVHHTIQSAFLSAGQRCTCARRIFVPDDAAGERFLARLTEVTSGLRVGEYNAEPQPFMGAVVSARAAARLVAAQERLLASGAKALLKMEQRDPQLGFVTPAILDVTDVKDLPDEEHFGPLAQIIRYRNFDDALEQANDTEFGLSAGLLADDEALWTHFQRTIRAGVVNWNRPTNGASSGAPFGGPGRSGNHRPSAYYAADYCAYPMASVESAQLQMPASVSPGLQF; from the coding sequence ATGAGCAAGCTTTTTATCGACGGCGAATGGACCGCCGGCACGGGACCCGCATTCGCATCGCGCAACCCCGGCACTGGCGAAGTGGTGTGGGAAGGCAATAGCGCGTCGGCGGACGACGTCGATCGCGCGGTGCGTGGCGCGCGGCGCGCGTTCGCCGTATGGTCGGCGCTGCCGCTCGACGAGCGTTGCGCGGTGGTGCGCCGCTTCGCTGCGTTGGTGACCGAGCGCAAGGAAGCGCTCGCCGATGCGATCGGTCGCGAGACCGGTAAGCCGCTGTGGGAATCGCGCACCGAGGCGGCGTCGATGGCTGCGAAGGTCGAGATCTCGATCCAGTCGTACAACGAACGCACCGGTGAAAGACGCTCGGCGATGGCTGACGGCACCGCGGTGCTGCGGCATCGTCCGCATGGCGTGGTGGCGGTGTTCGGCCCGTATAACTTCCCGGGCCATCTGCCGAACGGCCATATCGTGCCGGCGCTGATCGCGGGCAACGCGGTCGTGTTCAAGCCGTCCGAACTCGCGCCCGGCGTCGCGGCGTTGACCGTGCAGATCTGGCACGACGCGGGTCTGCCTGCCGGCGTGCTGAGCCTCGTGCAGGGCGAGAAGGACACCGGCATCGCGCTCGCGAATCACCGCCAGATCGACGGACTCTTCTTCACCGGCAGTTCGGATACCGGCACGCTGCTGCACAAGCAGTTCGGCGGCCGGCCGGAGATCGTGCTCGCGCTCGAAATGGGCGGCAACAATCCGCTGGTGATCGGCCCGGTCGCGGATCTCGACGCAGCCGTGCATCACACGATCCAGTCGGCGTTTCTGTCGGCGGGGCAGCGCTGCACCTGCGCGCGCCGCATCTTCGTGCCCGACGATGCCGCCGGCGAGCGCTTTCTCGCGCGTCTGACCGAAGTCACCTCGGGTCTTCGCGTCGGCGAATACAACGCCGAGCCGCAGCCGTTCATGGGCGCGGTCGTATCGGCGCGCGCGGCCGCGCGGCTCGTCGCCGCACAGGAGCGTCTGCTCGCGAGCGGCGCGAAGGCACTGCTGAAGATGGAGCAACGCGATCCGCAACTCGGCTTCGTTACGCCGGCGATTCTCGACGTGACGGACGTGAAGGATCTGCCCGACGAAGAGCATTTCGGACCGCTCGCGCAAATCATTCGCTATCGCAACTTCGACGATGCGCTCGAACAGGCGAACGACACCGAGTTCGGCTTGTCGGCTGGCCTGCTCGCCGATGACGAAGCGCTATGGACGCATTTCCAGCGCACGATCCGCGCGGGCGTCGTCAACTGGAACCGGCCGACCAACGGCGCTTCGTCAGGCGCGCCGTTCGGCGGTCCGGGCCGCTCGGGCAATCACCGGCCGAGCGCGTACTACGCGGCCGATTACTGCGCGTATCCGATGGCGTCGGTCGAAAGCGCGCAACTGCAAATGCCCGCGAGCGTGTCGCCGGGCCTTCAATTCTAA
- the astB gene encoding N-succinylarginine dihydrolase: MQATEANFDGLVGPTHNYAGLSFGNVASQSNEKSVANPKAAARQGLRKMKQLADLGFHQGVLPPQERPSMRLLRELGFSGDDASVIARVASNAPELLAAASSASAMWTANAATVSPSADTHDGRVHFTPANLCSKLHRAIEHESTRRTLNAIFGDRDRFVVHEALPGTPALGDEGAANHTRFCEQYGARGVEFFVYGRSEYRRGPEPKRYPARQTFEASRAVAHRHGLQDAATVFAQQNPEVIDAGVFHNDVIAVGNRNTLFCHQLAFVEQNAVYDELRAKLASLHAGFNVIEVPDAQVSVADAVSSYLFNSQLLTRPDGKQVLVVPQECRENPRVAAYLDELTSHSGPIDEVLVFDLRESMKNGGGPACLRLRVVLDDAERAAVAPGVWINDALFGRLDAWIEKHYRDRLAPSDLTDPQLLVESRTALDELTQILDLGSLYDFQR; this comes from the coding sequence ATGCAAGCCACTGAAGCCAATTTCGACGGTCTGGTCGGCCCGACTCACAACTATGCGGGGCTGTCGTTCGGCAACGTCGCGTCGCAGAGCAACGAGAAATCGGTCGCGAATCCGAAGGCCGCGGCGCGCCAGGGTCTGCGCAAGATGAAGCAGCTCGCGGACCTCGGTTTTCACCAAGGCGTGCTGCCGCCGCAGGAGCGTCCGTCGATGCGTCTGTTGCGCGAACTCGGTTTTTCCGGCGATGACGCGAGCGTGATCGCACGCGTCGCGAGCAACGCGCCCGAGTTGCTGGCGGCCGCGAGTTCGGCCTCGGCGATGTGGACCGCGAACGCGGCGACCGTAAGCCCGTCCGCCGACACGCACGACGGCCGCGTGCACTTCACGCCGGCCAACCTGTGCAGCAAGCTGCATCGCGCGATCGAACATGAATCGACGCGCCGCACGCTGAACGCGATTTTCGGCGACCGTGACCGCTTCGTCGTGCACGAGGCGCTGCCCGGCACGCCCGCGCTCGGCGACGAGGGTGCCGCGAATCACACGCGTTTTTGCGAGCAGTACGGCGCGCGCGGCGTCGAATTCTTCGTGTATGGCCGCAGCGAATATCGTCGCGGGCCGGAGCCGAAGCGTTATCCGGCGCGCCAGACTTTCGAGGCGAGCCGCGCGGTCGCGCATCGTCACGGCTTGCAGGATGCGGCCACGGTGTTCGCGCAGCAGAATCCGGAGGTGATTGACGCGGGGGTGTTCCATAACGACGTGATCGCGGTCGGCAATCGCAACACGCTGTTCTGCCATCAGCTTGCGTTCGTCGAACAGAACGCGGTGTACGACGAACTGCGCGCGAAGCTCGCGAGCCTGCATGCGGGCTTCAACGTGATCGAAGTGCCCGACGCGCAGGTGAGCGTCGCCGATGCAGTCTCGTCGTATCTGTTCAACAGCCAGTTGTTGACGCGGCCCGACGGCAAGCAGGTGCTGGTGGTGCCGCAGGAGTGCCGCGAAAATCCGCGCGTGGCTGCATATCTCGACGAGTTGACGTCGCACAGCGGGCCGATCGACGAGGTGCTGGTGTTCGATCTGCGCGAGAGCATGAAGAACGGCGGCGGCCCCGCCTGTTTGCGTCTGCGGGTGGTGCTCGACGACGCGGAGCGCGCGGCGGTCGCGCCGGGCGTGTGGATCAACGATGCGTTGTTCGGCCGCCTCGATGCGTGGATCGAAAAGCACTATCGCGATCGTCTCGCACCATCCGATCTGACCGATCCGCAACTGCTGGTCGAATCACGCACCGCGCTCGATGAACTGACGCAGATTCTCGACCTGGGCTCGCTGTATGACTTCCAGCGCTGA
- the astE gene encoding succinylglutamate desuccinylase, with the protein MTSSAEHALPGAASSPLVDDFLAWTLAGTRPAEHETSEAQRVCANGVRWTWLDDGVLMMEPAEASAPIRSVLVSAGVHGDETAPIELLSRIVADIAQGRAALACRLLVILGNIDAMRDGCRYLDDDLNRLFSGRYLQLPGSHEAPRAAALEQAALRFFAAASDAPGARWHIDMHTAIRASVFERFALLPHTGKPLSRAMFEWLGDARISAVLLHTTKGNTYSHFTAQACGTEGCTLELGKVRPFGQNDLTRFTGADLAVRALLAGTRVNVDRDVQADADPAAAMPRVFTVIDQLTKQSDAFELLLAADVPNFTPFAKGTLLARDGDYRYTVRHDEERIVFPNATVKPGLRAGLLVIDTTAETLPTLV; encoded by the coding sequence ATGACTTCCAGCGCTGAGCACGCACTGCCGGGTGCAGCGTCGAGCCCGCTCGTCGACGACTTCCTCGCGTGGACACTCGCCGGCACGCGACCCGCCGAGCACGAAACGTCCGAAGCGCAGCGCGTGTGCGCGAACGGCGTGCGCTGGACATGGCTCGATGACGGCGTGTTGATGATGGAGCCCGCCGAAGCAAGCGCTCCCATCCGCAGCGTGCTCGTGTCGGCGGGCGTGCATGGCGACGAGACCGCGCCGATCGAACTGCTGTCGCGCATCGTCGCCGATATCGCGCAGGGCCGCGCCGCGCTCGCGTGCCGGCTGCTGGTGATTCTCGGCAACATCGACGCGATGCGCGACGGCTGCCGATATCTCGACGACGATCTGAACCGGCTGTTCAGCGGCCGTTATCTGCAACTGCCGGGCAGTCATGAAGCGCCGCGCGCGGCCGCGCTCGAACAGGCCGCGCTGCGCTTTTTCGCTGCGGCATCCGACGCGCCCGGCGCGCGCTGGCATATCGACATGCATACGGCGATCCGCGCTTCCGTGTTCGAACGCTTCGCGCTATTGCCGCATACCGGCAAGCCGTTGTCGCGCGCAATGTTCGAATGGCTCGGCGACGCGCGGATCAGCGCGGTGCTGTTGCATACGACGAAGGGCAACACGTATTCGCACTTCACCGCGCAGGCGTGCGGCACCGAGGGCTGCACGCTCGAACTGGGCAAGGTGCGGCCGTTCGGCCAGAACGATCTGACGCGTTTCACCGGTGCCGATCTCGCGGTGCGCGCGCTGCTCGCCGGCACGCGGGTCAACGTGGATCGTGACGTGCAAGCCGATGCCGATCCCGCCGCGGCAATGCCGCGCGTCTTCACCGTGATCGATCAGTTGACCAAGCAAAGCGACGCGTTCGAACTGCTGCTCGCAGCCGACGTGCCGAACTTCACGCCATTCGCGAAGGGCACCTTGCTCGCGCGCGACGGCGACTATCGCTACACCGTGCGTCACGACGAGGAACGCATCGTGTTTCCGAATGCGACGGTCAAGCCCGGCCTGCGTGCCGGTCTGCTCGTGATCGATACCACCGCCGAAACGCTGCCGACACTTGTCTAG
- a CDS encoding ABC transporter substrate-binding protein: MKKNWPNMAALALFATAVFAAGTASAADIKEVRFGVEASYAPFESKSPAGELQGFDIDVGNAVCAKLKARCVWVENSFDGLIPALEARKFNAINSDMTITDQRRQAIDFTDPIYTIPNQMIAKKGSGLQPTPASLKGKHVGVLQGTIQETYAKVRWAPAGVDVVPYQTQDQIYADLASGRLDASFQDAEAASKGFLKKPQGAGFEFAGAAVSDEKLLGAGVGYGVRKNDKALKDALNGALKELKADGTIDRLAAKYFDVKVVLK; encoded by the coding sequence ATGAAGAAGAATTGGCCCAACATGGCCGCGCTCGCGTTGTTCGCGACGGCGGTTTTCGCGGCAGGCACCGCATCGGCGGCGGATATCAAGGAAGTGCGCTTCGGCGTCGAGGCGTCGTATGCGCCGTTCGAATCGAAGTCGCCGGCCGGCGAACTGCAGGGTTTCGATATCGATGTCGGCAATGCCGTGTGCGCAAAACTGAAGGCCAGATGCGTGTGGGTCGAGAATTCGTTCGACGGTCTGATTCCGGCACTCGAGGCGCGTAAGTTCAACGCGATCAACTCGGACATGACGATCACCGACCAGCGTCGTCAGGCGATCGATTTCACCGATCCGATCTACACAATCCCGAATCAGATGATCGCGAAGAAGGGCAGTGGCCTGCAGCCGACACCCGCATCGCTGAAGGGCAAGCATGTCGGCGTGTTGCAAGGCACGATCCAGGAAACTTACGCGAAGGTGCGCTGGGCACCGGCCGGCGTCGACGTCGTGCCGTATCAGACCCAGGACCAGATCTACGCGGACCTCGCGTCGGGCCGTCTCGACGCGTCGTTCCAGGATGCCGAAGCTGCATCGAAGGGCTTTCTGAAAAAGCCGCAGGGCGCGGGCTTCGAATTCGCCGGTGCGGCCGTCAGCGACGAGAAGCTGCTCGGCGCGGGCGTCGGCTACGGCGTGCGCAAGAACGACAAGGCGCTGAAGGACGCGCTGAACGGCGCGTTGAAGGAGCTGAAGGCGGACGGCACGATCGACCGGCTCGCCGCGAAGTACTTCGACGTGAAGGTGGTGCTGAAGTAA
- a CDS encoding EAL and HDOD domain-containing protein, translated as MTTIAIDTVNQSGSTNDAPLTASFARQPILNRDGMLCGYEIKVRAPELPLTPPDEADHAASQAASPAPTETETEADVLPGRAPTPAERVARAIVQGLVQPDVRGALTGHPAYIDVSRDLLLDDAILRLPAERFMLELPPSLEVDDALIARLVYLHSRRYRFVLDNVTQPTETFAKLLPYAEVVKIDISRAPPALLRKLSSVLKSAGKLLLASNLDAQEDFETAHELGFDRFQGYYFARPQSSATRRVSAPRHALLNLLQLLAGDPTVAQLEAELKLNPVLVMHLMKLANSSGLAVGHKVTTLRDAINATGTDRIARWTQLLLYADGRKVALEDDPLLQLAATRARFMELAIERMPEAGRDEADAAFLTGVFSFVDAVFGGSLEKTLNILTLSRPIQAAILHREGRLGLLLSAVEALECGAWERVGELCERLQPLTLEEVAQLGLAAGAWAGVADRSAAGLERIED; from the coding sequence ATGACCACCATCGCAATCGACACAGTGAATCAGAGCGGCTCGACCAACGACGCACCGCTTACGGCCAGCTTCGCGCGGCAGCCCATTCTGAATCGGGACGGCATGCTGTGCGGCTACGAGATCAAGGTGCGCGCGCCTGAATTGCCGCTCACGCCGCCAGACGAAGCGGACCACGCGGCATCGCAAGCCGCAAGCCCGGCCCCCACCGAAACCGAGACCGAAGCCGACGTATTGCCGGGCCGCGCGCCGACTCCGGCCGAGCGCGTCGCGCGTGCGATCGTGCAGGGTCTCGTGCAGCCCGACGTGCGCGGCGCGCTGACCGGCCATCCGGCCTACATCGACGTGAGCCGCGACCTGCTGCTCGACGACGCGATCCTCAGGCTACCCGCCGAGCGCTTCATGCTCGAACTGCCGCCGTCGCTCGAAGTCGATGACGCGTTGATCGCCCGTCTCGTCTATCTGCATAGCCGCCGCTACCGTTTCGTGCTCGACAACGTCACGCAGCCCACCGAGACCTTCGCGAAGCTGCTGCCGTATGCCGAGGTCGTCAAGATCGATATCTCGCGCGCACCTCCGGCGCTGCTGCGGAAGCTCTCGAGCGTGTTGAAGTCGGCGGGCAAGCTGCTGCTCGCGTCGAACCTCGATGCGCAGGAGGATTTCGAAACCGCGCATGAACTCGGCTTCGACCGGTTTCAGGGTTATTACTTCGCGCGCCCGCAAAGTTCGGCTACGCGTCGCGTCAGCGCGCCGCGTCACGCGCTGCTGAATCTGCTGCAACTGCTCGCGGGCGACCCGACCGTCGCGCAGCTCGAAGCGGAGCTGAAGCTGAACCCGGTGCTGGTGATGCATCTGATGAAGCTCGCGAATTCGAGCGGTCTCGCCGTCGGCCATAAAGTGACGACGCTGCGCGACGCGATCAACGCGACCGGCACCGACCGCATCGCGCGCTGGACGCAATTGCTGCTGTATGCGGACGGCCGCAAGGTCGCACTCGAAGACGACCCGCTACTGCAACTCGCGGCCACCCGCGCGCGCTTCATGGAACTCGCGATCGAGCGCATGCCCGAGGCGGGCCGCGACGAAGCCGATGCCGCATTTCTGACCGGCGTGTTTTCGTTCGTCGACGCGGTATTCGGTGGCTCGCTCGAAAAGACGCTGAACATCCTTACGCTATCGCGGCCGATTCAGGCGGCGATCCTGCATCGCGAGGGCAGGCTGGGTCTGCTGCTGAGCGCGGTCGAAGCGCTCGAATGCGGCGCGTGGGAGCGCGTGGGCGAGCTATGCGAGCGTCTGCAGCCTTTGACGCTGGAAGAAGTCGCGCAGCTGGGGCTCGCGGCGGGCGCATGGGCCGGCGTTGCGGATCGCAGCGCCGCGGGACTCGAACGCATTGAGGACTGA
- a CDS encoding HDOD domain-containing protein: MVKAAVLDRLWARMSERGDFPMLSQSLRTTMAAMNNDDLDFTGLVQVVLSDFALTQKVLRLANSAMYMAFGGNITTVSRALMVLGMDAVGHLVVGLKIVDHFHHSAPRRIDAKLELNRTLLSGCVARKLTERGDLRAGEEAVVCTLMRQIGKLLVVFYLDAEWDQIRRHIDGGALEADACVLVLGVTFDEIGAEAAVRWRLPDTIRSGMGEFDPQDTEQPRQVQWLRAITNYSTAVADVLTQQNMPEGEREARIGELAQEYSGALNTDPDVLLQMSVALAAEEGGDSVMREIVELRANADAIAREALSPEARIAVGVTDLRNLPEGSPLQPALGMAAETVLAGLGFARTVVFVKHSNGTFKARLGLGPKIDAALPRLTFNTAFEPDVFHLAIANSVGIFIENARDPKMVARLPEWFRRAFDDARAFVLLPVVDETEQTVALLYGDWSHTQEPRRISQKEMGVLNELAKELGRFFGQGQMREMEMM, encoded by the coding sequence ATGGTAAAGGCGGCAGTGCTCGACCGGCTCTGGGCGCGCATGAGCGAACGCGGCGATTTCCCGATGCTGTCGCAATCGCTGCGCACCACCATGGCAGCGATGAACAACGACGACCTCGACTTCACCGGCCTCGTCCAGGTGGTGTTGTCGGATTTCGCGCTCACACAGAAAGTGCTGCGGCTCGCGAACTCGGCGATGTACATGGCATTTGGCGGCAATATCACAACCGTATCGCGCGCGCTGATGGTGCTGGGTATGGATGCGGTCGGCCATCTGGTGGTCGGCCTGAAGATCGTCGATCACTTTCATCACAGCGCACCGCGCCGCATCGACGCGAAACTCGAACTGAACCGCACGCTGCTGTCCGGCTGCGTCGCGCGCAAGCTGACCGAACGCGGCGATCTGCGTGCCGGCGAGGAAGCGGTGGTCTGCACGCTGATGCGGCAGATCGGCAAGCTGCTGGTGGTGTTCTATCTCGACGCCGAGTGGGACCAGATTCGCCGCCATATCGACGGCGGCGCGCTCGAAGCAGACGCATGCGTGCTCGTGCTCGGCGTCACGTTCGACGAGATCGGCGCGGAAGCCGCGGTGCGTTGGCGCCTGCCCGACACGATCCGCTCGGGCATGGGCGAATTCGATCCGCAGGACACCGAGCAGCCGCGCCAGGTGCAATGGCTGCGCGCGATCACCAATTATTCGACCGCGGTCGCTGACGTGCTCACGCAGCAGAACATGCCCGAGGGCGAGCGCGAGGCACGTATCGGCGAACTGGCGCAGGAATATAGCGGCGCGCTGAACACCGACCCCGACGTGTTGCTACAGATGAGCGTCGCGCTCGCGGCCGAAGAAGGCGGCGACAGCGTGATGCGCGAGATCGTCGAGCTGCGCGCGAATGCCGATGCGATTGCACGCGAGGCGCTGTCGCCCGAGGCGCGCATCGCGGTCGGCGTGACGGATCTGCGCAACCTGCCCGAAGGCAGCCCGCTACAGCCGGCGCTCGGCATGGCCGCGGAAACCGTGCTTGCCGGACTCGGCTTTGCGCGCACCGTGGTGTTCGTCAAGCACAGCAACGGTACGTTCAAGGCGCGTCTCGGGCTGGGCCCGAAGATCGATGCCGCGTTGCCGAGGCTCACGTTCAACACCGCGTTCGAGCCCGACGTGTTTCATCTCGCGATTGCGAATTCGGTGGGCATCTTCATTGAGAACGCGCGCGACCCGAAGATGGTCGCGCGCCTGCCCGAATGGTTCCGTCGCGCGTTCGACGACGCCCGCGCGTTCGTGCTGTTGCCGGTCGTCGACGAAACCGAGCAGACCGTCGCGCTGCTGTACGGCGACTGGTCGCATACGCAGGAGCCGCGCCGCATCTCGCAGAAGGAGATGGGCGTACTCAACGAACTGGCCAAGGAGTTAGGCCGTTTTTTCGGCCAGGGGCAGATGCGGGAAATGGAGATGATGTGA
- a CDS encoding putative bifunctional diguanylate cyclase/phosphodiesterase, whose translation MEANTITAPRRGSLRTVIDRLRGFGRRADETPPAETNRAPQLEQVVGAVDLLAHVDDALRFIYVSDASLRFIGYHREYLETATLHDLVAPADIPRLDALLKLAATSGNVEKATLGLVKSLTYPITVELRVVRSHHDGVAGYAIAGFDVSSWRATEERLTQALHLDRLTSLPNQSGLLHALLDAQHQADAHGTPVALLLLDIDDYQRVNRALGYDAGDEMLRDTSRRLLNMTSPNETLARVASDEFAVLVKPAANRTDAAAAAEALARRLLNAIQQPYVFKGQQVHLSASIGIALYPDVRHANDTASHDTHLLRWADHALLQAKAAGGNTLAFYVPDDNPADAERLKLEADLYDGVRNGEFSLHFQPITSSRTHGVVGVEALIRWTHPVHGLLPPSMFIPLAESIGLINFLGNWVLKVACMQLIQWDAKGIPMQYVAVNVSPQQFRDPRFKDAVHEAIELTGIDPRRVVFEITESLLMHDPVHAKALLEDLTAMGIRFAIDDFGTGYSSLAYLQRFPLAKLKIDRSFVENLLTSRNDQAIVSAVVGLAQTLDLELVAEGVETEEQRTLLTEMGCDHIQGWVVCKALPSDELARRFESRELQLHSA comes from the coding sequence ATGGAAGCAAATACGATCACCGCGCCCCGCCGGGGCTCCCTGCGCACGGTCATCGACCGGCTTCGCGGATTCGGCCGACGGGCCGACGAAACACCGCCAGCCGAGACGAATCGCGCTCCGCAGTTGGAACAGGTGGTCGGCGCGGTCGACCTGCTCGCGCACGTCGACGATGCATTGCGCTTCATCTACGTGTCGGACGCGAGCCTGCGCTTCATCGGCTACCACCGCGAATATCTGGAAACGGCCACACTGCACGATCTGGTCGCGCCGGCCGATATCCCGCGCCTCGACGCGCTGCTCAAGCTCGCCGCGACATCGGGCAACGTCGAGAAGGCGACGCTCGGGCTCGTCAAGTCGCTGACCTACCCGATCACGGTCGAGTTGCGCGTCGTGCGCAGCCATCACGACGGCGTCGCAGGCTACGCGATCGCCGGCTTCGACGTGTCGTCCTGGCGCGCCACCGAGGAGCGCCTGACTCAAGCCCTGCATCTGGATCGCCTGACCAGCCTGCCGAACCAGTCCGGCCTGCTGCACGCGCTGCTCGACGCGCAGCACCAGGCCGACGCGCACGGCACGCCGGTCGCGCTGCTGCTGCTCGACATCGACGACTATCAGCGCGTGAACCGCGCGCTCGGCTACGATGCCGGCGACGAAATGCTGCGCGACACGTCGCGCCGGCTGCTCAATATGACGAGCCCGAACGAAACGCTCGCGCGCGTCGCCAGCGACGAGTTCGCGGTTCTGGTCAAGCCGGCCGCCAACCGCACCGACGCGGCGGCCGCCGCCGAAGCGCTGGCACGCCGTCTGCTAAACGCGATCCAGCAACCGTATGTGTTCAAGGGCCAGCAGGTGCACCTGTCGGCGAGCATCGGTATCGCGTTGTATCCGGACGTGCGTCACGCGAACGACACGGCGAGCCACGACACTCATCTGTTGCGTTGGGCCGACCATGCGCTGTTGCAGGCGAAGGCCGCGGGCGGCAACACGCTCGCGTTCTACGTGCCGGACGACAACCCCGCCGACGCCGAGCGCCTGAAGCTGGAGGCCGATCTGTACGACGGCGTGCGCAACGGCGAGTTTTCGCTGCACTTCCAGCCGATCACGAGCAGCCGCACCCACGGCGTGGTCGGCGTGGAAGCGCTGATCCGCTGGACGCACCCGGTGCACGGGCTGTTGCCACCGTCGATGTTTATCCCGCTCGCGGAGTCGATCGGCCTGATCAACTTCCTCGGCAACTGGGTGCTGAAGGTCGCCTGCATGCAGTTGATCCAGTGGGATGCAAAAGGCATCCCGATGCAGTACGTGGCCGTGAACGTGTCGCCGCAGCAGTTCCGCGATCCGCGCTTCAAGGACGCGGTGCACGAAGCGATCGAGTTGACCGGCATCGATCCACGCCGGGTCGTCTTCGAGATCACCGAGAGCCTGCTGATGCACGATCCGGTCCATGCGAAGGCGTTGCTCGAGGATCTGACCGCGATGGGCATCCGCTTCGCGATCGACGATTTCGGCACCGGTTACTCGAGTCTCGCGTATCTGCAACGGTTTCCGCTGGCCAAATTGAAGATCGACCGGAGTTTCGTCGAGAATCTGCTAACCTCGCGAAACGATCAGGCAATCGTTAGCGCGGTCGTCGGGCTGGCTCAAACGCTCGATCTCGAACTGGTTGCCGAAGGCGTCGAAACGGAAGAACAACGCACGCTGCTCACGGAGATGGGCTGCGATCACATTCAGGGCTGGGTCGTCTGTAAAGCGCTCCCGTCCGACGAACTGGCGCGGCGTTTCGAATCGCGCGAGCTTCAGCTCCACAGCGCGTAG
- a CDS encoding EAL and HDOD domain-containing protein has protein sequence MLFDVAAQSVYLGRQPILDRNGALNAYELLFRAGAHNYAEISDDAQATAQVVARTIGGIGVPAVLGRHRGFVNINRTLLFSDIVHLMPPERFVLEILETVRFDVSLAHRLDELRGAGFEVALDDVREISDELIAMLPYADIVKIDFLQTPRELVAKLASMLRGYGKTLIAEKVETREDFALAHELGFDLFQGYFFARPQVLTAPRNRSLRPGLLRLLALLSRDAGIVELEAELKLNPSVVVQLLRLVNSSAFGLGRNIASLREAIIATGTRQIARWAQLLLYADTGDLPWRADPLVQLAATRSRFMELAANWLRPSDGDFADAAFMTGIFSLVHVVLDSTPRAVLEKLGLAPQIREAIVTHHGELGALLRIAEVAGEGRDPAPLAAAAGFTQLTPDVLSELNLSAAAWFGAHVAEPVVR, from the coding sequence ATGCTGTTCGATGTCGCCGCGCAGTCCGTCTATCTCGGCCGCCAGCCGATCCTCGATCGCAACGGCGCGCTCAACGCTTATGAGCTGCTGTTCCGCGCGGGCGCGCACAACTACGCCGAAATCAGCGACGACGCCCAGGCGACCGCCCAGGTGGTCGCACGCACGATCGGCGGGATCGGTGTGCCAGCCGTGCTCGGACGGCATCGCGGCTTCGTCAATATCAACCGCACGCTGCTCTTTAGCGACATCGTCCATCTGATGCCGCCCGAGCGCTTCGTGCTCGAAATCCTCGAGACGGTGCGCTTCGACGTATCGCTCGCGCATCGTCTCGACGAGCTGCGCGGCGCCGGCTTCGAAGTGGCGCTCGACGATGTCCGCGAGATTTCGGACGAACTGATCGCGATGCTGCCGTATGCGGACATCGTCAAGATCGACTTCCTGCAGACGCCGCGCGAGCTGGTTGCAAAGCTCGCGTCGATGCTGCGCGGCTACGGCAAGACGCTGATCGCCGAGAAGGTCGAGACTCGCGAGGACTTCGCGCTTGCGCACGAACTCGGCTTCGATCTGTTCCAGGGCTACTTCTTCGCGCGGCCGCAGGTGCTGACCGCGCCGCGCAACCGCTCGTTGCGGCCGGGCCTGCTGCGGCTGCTCGCGCTGCTGTCGCGCGACGCCGGCATCGTCGAACTCGAAGCGGAGCTGAAGCTGAACCCGAGCGTGGTCGTGCAGTTGCTGCGTCTCGTCAATTCAAGCGCGTTCGGGCTCGGGCGCAATATCGCGTCGCTGCGCGAGGCGATCATCGCAACCGGCACGCGGCAGATCGCGCGCTGGGCGCAACTGCTGCTGTATGCCGATACCGGCGATCTGCCGTGGCGTGCCGATCCGCTGGTGCAGCTGGCCGCGACGCGTTCGCGCTTCATGGAGCTTGCCGCGAACTGGCTGCGCCCGTCCGACGGCGATTTCGCCGACGCGGCGTTCATGACCGGGATTTTTTCGCTGGTGCATGTCGTGCTCGACAGCACGCCGCGCGCGGTGCTCGAAAAGCTTGGCCTCGCTCCGCAGATTCGCGAAGCGATCGTCACGCACCATGGCGAACTCGGCGCGCTGCTGCGCATCGCCGAAGTGGCCGGCGAGGGCCGCGATCCCGCGCCGCTCGCGGCGGCGGCTGGCTTCACGCAACTGACGCCCGATGTGCTGTCCGAGCTGAATCTGTCGGCGGCGGCGTGGTTTGGCGCGCATGTGGCGGAGCCGGTTGTCAGATAG